In Deltaproteobacteria bacterium, one DNA window encodes the following:
- a CDS encoding exodeoxyribonuclease VII large subunit produces MAFVPRPIYTVSALTAEITDILESNFDEIWVEGEVSNLRVPPSGHFYFTLKDESSQIQTVIFRSQARSLHFEPEDGLRVICRGRVSVYAQRGQYQLIADLIEIRGVGALQLAFEKLKRRLEAEGLFDRARKKPLPFLPNKIGIVTSPTGAVIRDMLTVLKRRWENVSVLIYPVRVQGDGASEEIARGIGYLDERTDVDVIVVARGGGSLEDLSAFNEEIVARAVQKAEKPVLSAVGHEVDFTICDFVADLRAPTPSAAAELVVRNKAELVFRIQNLRERLIRGVEKVLRRRRDEWTRMQRRLKDPRRRLAELRLRADDRVGRLAGLMGRMLDERRLRLESLVKNLLYRSPRQKVDRLRDSLRQRAERLDSAATDFLSKKRRVLERSMDRLEAMSPLRILRRGYSIVRRIPSMEIVRDSRAVRRGEGVDVRLHQGRLICRVEETKGESGRRSPVVLRLDGAGE; encoded by the coding sequence TGGAATCCAACTTCGACGAGATCTGGGTTGAGGGGGAGGTTTCCAATCTCCGTGTACCCCCCTCCGGGCACTTCTATTTCACCCTGAAAGACGAATCGAGCCAGATCCAGACGGTGATCTTCAGGTCTCAGGCGAGGAGCCTCCATTTTGAACCGGAGGATGGTCTCAGAGTCATTTGTCGGGGAAGGGTGAGCGTCTATGCCCAGAGGGGACAATACCAACTGATCGCGGATTTGATAGAGATCCGGGGTGTGGGAGCCCTCCAACTTGCCTTTGAGAAGCTGAAGCGCCGCCTTGAGGCAGAGGGCCTCTTCGACCGTGCCAGGAAGAAGCCTCTTCCCTTCCTCCCAAACAAGATCGGGATTGTCACATCGCCGACAGGAGCGGTGATTCGGGACATGCTCACTGTGTTGAAGCGGCGATGGGAGAACGTGAGTGTCCTGATCTACCCCGTGAGAGTCCAGGGAGATGGGGCCTCCGAGGAGATAGCCAGAGGCATCGGATACCTCGACGAGCGCACAGATGTGGACGTGATCGTCGTGGCCCGGGGTGGAGGGTCTCTGGAGGACCTCTCGGCCTTTAATGAGGAGATCGTCGCCAGGGCGGTCCAAAAGGCGGAAAAGCCGGTCCTGTCGGCCGTGGGACACGAGGTGGATTTCACCATCTGTGACTTTGTAGCCGACCTCAGGGCGCCGACCCCCTCGGCTGCGGCGGAGCTGGTGGTAAGAAACAAGGCCGAGCTTGTCTTTCGTATACAGAATCTGCGTGAGAGGCTCATCAGAGGGGTGGAAAAGGTTTTGAGAAGAAGGCGTGATGAGTGGACCAGGATGCAGAGGCGGCTGAAAGACCCCAGGAGAAGGCTTGCAGAACTGCGGTTGAGGGCGGATGACAGGGTGGGCAGGCTTGCGGGCCTCATGGGGAGGATGCTGGATGAAAGACGGCTGCGCCTCGAGAGCCTTGTGAAAAACCTGCTGTACCGATCTCCGCGGCAGAAGGTGGACCGTCTCCGCGACTCCTTGCGCCAGAGGGCAGAGCGGCTGGACAGCGCTGCCACCGATTTCCTGAGCAAGAAGAGACGGGTTTTGGAGAGGTCTATGGACCGGTTGGAAGCGATGAGTCCTCTGAGAATCCTGAGGCGGGGCTACAGTATTGTCCGGAGGATCCCTTCCATGGAGATCGTCAGGGACTCGAGGGCCGTCAGGCGGGGTGAGGGGGTCGATGTCAGGCTCCATCAGGGACGGCTGATATGCCGCGTGGAGGAGACAAAGGGGGAGTCTGGCCGACGAAGTCCGGTGGTCCTGCGGCTTGACGGTGCGGGGGAATAG
- the xseB gene encoding exodeoxyribonuclease VII small subunit, with protein sequence MAGEKFEKALDRLEGIVSRLESGDLDLEESLKLFEEGIRLSHFCSEKLDEAERRVEILLRNREGVLEPQPFELEQGPEGQGEDL encoded by the coding sequence ATGGCGGGAGAAAAGTTCGAAAAGGCGCTCGATCGTCTGGAAGGCATCGTTTCCAGGCTTGAGAGCGGAGATTTGGACCTGGAAGAATCGCTCAAGCTGTTTGAGGAGGGCATACGTCTCTCCCATTTCTGCAGTGAGAAGCTCGATGAGGCCGAACGGAGGGTCGAGATCCTCCTCAGGAACAGGGAGGGCGTCCTCGAACCTCAGCCCTTTGAACTAGAGCAGGGGCCGGAGGGGCAAGGGGAAGACCTCTGA
- a CDS encoding polyprenyl synthetase family protein: protein MDIHIYLQERKKRVDAALARMLPREMDYPPSLCKAIRYSVLEGGKRIRPILAMAAFDASGGRGDSILPFACALEFIHAYSLVHDDLPAMDNDDLRRGKPTVHRVFGEAVAILVGDALLTEAFRTMSQGALDHGVDAEVAIGIINEVSLGAGFSGLVGGQVVDIESEGRDVDLPTLEYIHSHKTGALIVTSLRTGARLAGAAPEELRAITLYGEKLGLAFQIIDDVLNVVGDSERLGKKVGTDAARKKATYPGLLGTEESRRLANEIIGEGIAHLALFQDRAEPLKEIARYLASRIS, encoded by the coding sequence TTGGACATCCACATTTATCTCCAAGAGAGAAAGAAACGCGTAGACGCGGCCTTGGCCAGGATGCTTCCCCGGGAGATGGATTATCCTCCTTCCCTGTGCAAGGCCATCAGGTACAGTGTTCTGGAAGGAGGAAAGCGGATCAGGCCTATTCTGGCAATGGCGGCTTTCGATGCCAGTGGGGGGCGCGGGGATTCGATTCTCCCATTTGCGTGTGCACTGGAGTTTATTCATGCCTATTCCCTGGTCCATGACGATCTGCCGGCCATGGACAATGACGATCTCCGCAGGGGAAAACCTACCGTACACCGGGTATTTGGTGAGGCTGTGGCCATCCTGGTGGGTGATGCCCTCTTGACCGAGGCCTTCAGAACCATGAGTCAGGGTGCCCTCGACCATGGTGTGGACGCCGAGGTGGCAATAGGGATCATCAACGAAGTTTCGCTGGGAGCCGGTTTCAGCGGGCTCGTGGGCGGCCAGGTTGTGGACATAGAGTCAGAGGGACGGGATGTGGATCTGCCGACCCTTGAGTACATCCATTCTCACAAGACCGGGGCACTCATTGTGACGTCTCTGAGAACAGGGGCGAGGCTGGCAGGGGCCGCGCCTGAAGAACTGAGGGCAATCACCCTTTATGGTGAAAAGCTCGGTCTGGCCTTCCAGATTATTGATGACGTTCTCAACGTGGTCGGGGACTCGGAAAGGCTTGGGAAAAAGGTGGGGACCGATGCCGCGAGAAAGAAGGCGACCTATCCGGGGCTTCTGGGGACGGAGGAGTCCAGACGTCTAGCCAATGAAATCATCGGAGAAGGGATCGCCCATCTGGCCCTTTTCCAGGATCGGGCAGAGCCTCTCAAAGAGATCGCTCGCTACCTGGCCAGTCGGATATCCTAG
- a CDS encoding 1-deoxy-D-xylulose-5-phosphate synthase translates to MPSYLSRLLDQVGGPNDLKGLEPKDLPELAREIREEILSVVSRCGGHLASNLGVVELTIALHRVFDLERDRLVWDVGHQCYAHKLLTGRLEEFQTLRQWGGLSGFPKREESPFDVFGTGHAGTSISSALGIAEAKSMKGEKAKVIAVIGDGSMTAGLAFEGLNQAGMLDRDLIVVLNDNEMSISPNVGALASYLSRVMTGQLANRFRNEMKSFLQTLPGLGQSFYRWAKHAEEFFKGFLTPGVLFEELGFKYVGPIEGHRLDHLIETFENVAEMDGPILVHVITKKGKGYGPAESDPAHFHGVGAFDLRSGRPLQQLSRGRAKTYTEVFGRTLCRMARRDDRVVAITAAMPGGTGLEGFSKKFPNRFYDIGIAEQHAVTFAAGLAVEGFKPFVAIYSTFLQRAYDEIVHDVCLQNLPVAFALDRAGIVGEDGPTHHGVFDFCYLRHIPNMVVMVPKDENELQHVMETARVAQSPLAFRYPRGRGYGVPLDRQWRPIEIGKGELLRHGDHVAILAIGSTVLPSLEAAEELARHGIQAAVVNGRFVKPLDTELICRLSEETGRVLTVEENALEGGFGSAVLELLQARGLDAVKVRRLGIPDVFVEHGPPERLRRIYGIDKAGIFNAVDEWMSEEGRPERKAVVFDLKKISV, encoded by the coding sequence ATGCCGTCGTATCTTTCGAGATTACTCGATCAGGTCGGTGGACCCAATGACCTTAAAGGCCTCGAGCCGAAGGATCTCCCGGAACTGGCAAGGGAGATCCGCGAGGAGATCCTTTCCGTGGTCTCCAGGTGCGGGGGGCATCTCGCTTCCAACCTCGGCGTGGTTGAGTTGACCATTGCCCTGCACCGGGTCTTCGACCTCGAAAGAGACAGGCTGGTTTGGGACGTGGGACACCAGTGTTACGCACACAAGCTCCTGACGGGAAGGCTTGAGGAGTTTCAGACTCTCCGCCAGTGGGGAGGGTTGAGTGGTTTTCCCAAGAGAGAGGAGAGCCCCTTCGACGTTTTCGGTACGGGCCATGCCGGAACATCGATCTCCTCGGCCCTGGGTATTGCCGAGGCGAAATCCATGAAGGGTGAGAAGGCCAAGGTCATAGCCGTAATAGGGGACGGGTCGATGACGGCCGGCCTCGCCTTTGAGGGGCTGAACCAGGCTGGTATGCTTGACCGGGACCTTATTGTGGTCCTGAACGACAACGAGATGTCCATATCCCCTAACGTGGGTGCCCTCGCCTCGTATCTGAGCCGTGTAATGACCGGCCAGCTCGCCAACCGGTTTCGCAACGAGATGAAGTCCTTTCTCCAGACCCTGCCGGGGCTTGGCCAGTCTTTCTACCGATGGGCCAAGCATGCGGAGGAGTTCTTCAAGGGCTTTCTCACCCCAGGGGTTCTCTTTGAGGAACTGGGCTTCAAATACGTGGGACCGATCGAGGGGCACCGCCTGGACCATCTCATCGAAACCTTCGAGAACGTGGCAGAGATGGACGGGCCTATTCTCGTTCATGTGATCACCAAGAAGGGAAAGGGTTACGGTCCTGCCGAGAGCGACCCGGCCCATTTCCACGGGGTGGGAGCCTTCGATTTGAGGAGCGGAAGGCCCCTTCAACAGTTGAGCCGTGGAAGAGCGAAGACCTACACCGAGGTCTTCGGGAGAACCCTGTGTCGGATGGCGAGGAGAGACGATAGAGTCGTTGCGATTACGGCTGCCATGCCCGGCGGAACAGGGCTTGAAGGGTTCTCAAAGAAATTTCCGAACCGCTTCTATGACATAGGTATTGCCGAACAACACGCGGTGACCTTTGCAGCCGGTCTTGCAGTGGAGGGTTTCAAACCCTTTGTGGCCATCTATTCGACCTTTCTGCAAAGGGCCTATGATGAGATCGTTCATGACGTCTGCCTCCAGAATCTCCCCGTTGCCTTTGCTCTGGACCGGGCGGGCATAGTGGGGGAGGACGGCCCCACTCACCATGGTGTCTTCGACTTCTGCTACCTCCGGCATATCCCCAACATGGTGGTGATGGTGCCAAAAGACGAGAATGAGTTACAGCACGTGATGGAGACGGCCAGAGTGGCGCAGTCGCCTTTGGCCTTCAGATACCCTCGAGGGCGGGGATACGGAGTCCCCCTGGACCGCCAGTGGAGGCCCATAGAGATAGGAAAAGGGGAGTTGCTGAGGCACGGAGACCATGTGGCCATCCTTGCCATTGGGTCTACGGTCCTTCCGAGTCTTGAAGCCGCCGAAGAACTCGCCAGGCATGGGATTCAGGCTGCGGTCGTGAACGGGAGATTTGTGAAACCCCTGGACACGGAACTGATCTGCAGGTTGAGCGAGGAGACGGGGAGAGTTCTCACCGTGGAGGAGAATGCTCTGGAGGGGGGGTTCGGAAGTGCCGTCTTGGAACTCCTGCAGGCAAGGGGACTCGATGCCGTGAAGGTAAGGCGCCTCGGTATTCCAGATGTCTTTGTGGAACACGGGCCACCGGAACGCTTGAGGAGGATCTACGGGATCGACAAGGCGGGAATCTTCAATGCGGTGGACGAGTGGATGAGTGAAGAGGGACGACCAGAGAGGAAGGCCGTTGTTTTCGATCTGAAGAAGATCTCCGTATGA
- a CDS encoding TlyA family RNA methyltransferase, with protein sequence MRPKERLDRLLVERGLASSRQQARALIMAGKVVAGGNPVEKPGTLVRPDISLGLKGRGCPFVSRGGLKLEAALKAFEIDPRGKRAMDVGASTGGFTDCLLQKGAARVFAVDVGYGQLAWRLQQDPRVVNLERTNIRYLDFQEVGEPLDLIVVDTSFISVEKFLSRLRGMVKRGGDLVVLVKPQFEVGRGEVEKGGIIRDRTKQMRVVERVRRAGEELGLVARGVIESPIKGAKGNREFFVHFVRSR encoded by the coding sequence ATGAGGCCGAAGGAGCGGTTGGACAGGCTTCTGGTGGAACGCGGCCTGGCTTCGAGCAGGCAGCAGGCCAGGGCGCTTATCATGGCTGGAAAGGTGGTGGCAGGCGGAAACCCTGTTGAAAAGCCGGGCACACTCGTCAGACCCGATATCTCCCTCGGCCTCAAGGGAAGGGGTTGTCCCTTTGTAAGCCGGGGAGGGCTGAAATTGGAAGCGGCCTTGAAGGCCTTCGAAATCGACCCCAGGGGTAAGAGGGCGATGGATGTGGGGGCTTCAACAGGGGGTTTCACCGACTGCCTGCTCCAGAAAGGGGCTGCCAGGGTCTTTGCCGTCGATGTCGGATACGGCCAGCTCGCCTGGAGGCTTCAGCAGGACCCCCGGGTCGTCAATCTGGAAAGGACGAATATCAGATACCTCGACTTCCAGGAGGTCGGCGAGCCTTTAGACCTCATCGTGGTGGATACATCATTTATCTCGGTAGAGAAGTTTCTCTCTCGCCTCAGGGGGATGGTGAAGAGAGGAGGCGACCTGGTGGTCCTCGTGAAGCCGCAGTTTGAGGTGGGAAGAGGAGAAGTGGAAAAGGGAGGGATCATCAGGGACCGGACCAAGCAGATGAGAGTCGTCGAAAGGGTACGGCGGGCAGGCGAGGAGTTGGGACTGGTGGCACGGGGGGTCATCGAATCGCCCATCAAGGGGGCAAAGGGGAACAGGGAGTTTTTTGTCCATTTTGTGAGAAGCCGGTAG
- a CDS encoding DUF4416 family protein: MGQPRSPKPVKLVMSVITAREDLVEGILADLKGTYGETDFVGPWMVFDFTDYYRPEMGPDLKRRILAFERLIAPETLPSVKHRTNRIEEDYANRGRRRVNIDPGYLSGEHVILATTKAYAHRPYLRDGIYADLTLIYHGKSYRSLDWTYPDYRQPETIRIFNAIRRTYLSQLSGRPEAGTRRGSGGCGTSGPDHLEESTPV, encoded by the coding sequence ATGGGTCAGCCGAGGTCACCCAAACCGGTCAAGCTGGTGATGAGCGTCATTACGGCTCGCGAGGATCTGGTGGAGGGGATCCTGGCGGATCTGAAGGGCACCTACGGGGAGACGGATTTTGTAGGGCCGTGGATGGTCTTTGACTTTACGGATTACTACAGACCGGAGATGGGGCCTGACCTAAAGCGGAGGATTCTGGCATTTGAAAGACTGATCGCCCCTGAAACCCTCCCTTCCGTGAAACACCGGACCAACCGGATCGAGGAGGACTACGCAAACCGGGGAAGGAGGCGGGTCAATATCGATCCCGGCTATCTTTCTGGAGAGCATGTGATTCTCGCAACGACCAAGGCGTATGCTCACCGGCCCTACCTGAGGGATGGGATCTATGCCGACCTGACCCTGATATACCACGGAAAGAGCTATCGCTCCCTTGACTGGACCTATCCCGACTACAGGCAGCCTGAAACGATACGGATATTCAACGCCATTCGAAGGACATATCTTTCCCAACTGAGTGGTCGGCCTGAGGCGGGCACTCGGCGGGGATCTGGTGGATGCGGAACGAGTGGTCCGGACCATCTGGAGGAATCCACCCCGGTCTGA
- a CDS encoding YicC family protein: MESMTGYGSAEGISQLGSVSVEIRSVNYRFCDITLRLPKKLNAFEGRIRELIKSRFSRGRFDMSLRLDSDQSVGYRLEPDLEMARQYLAALRTIKAELRLRGEIGMDMISRAREIIVPVEEGQVAEAYWEEIKAIIARCLDDLKAMRRREGEELTTDLRNRLRSICGLLEEIKARAPVVVEHYRQRLGQQLQNMLKGTDVDPIRFNQEVALFAERSDISEETVRLASHLAQMERMIDGEAPVGRKLEFLLQEIHREANTISSKANDEAISHWVVEIKGELEKMREQIQNIE, translated from the coding sequence TTGGAGAGCATGACAGGATATGGGAGTGCAGAAGGGATAAGCCAATTAGGCTCGGTTTCAGTGGAAATTCGGTCTGTTAACTATAGGTTCTGTGATATTACTTTAAGGTTGCCCAAGAAGCTGAATGCCTTTGAGGGCCGTATAAGAGAGTTGATCAAATCGCGGTTTTCCCGCGGGCGATTCGATATGTCTCTCAGGCTCGATTCTGACCAATCGGTGGGATACCGCCTTGAACCGGACCTGGAAATGGCCCGCCAGTATCTCGCTGCCCTTAGAACGATAAAGGCCGAACTGAGGCTGAGGGGTGAGATAGGCATGGATATGATCTCCCGGGCCAGGGAGATCATCGTTCCTGTGGAAGAGGGGCAGGTGGCCGAAGCTTACTGGGAGGAGATCAAGGCGATCATCGCCCGGTGTCTTGACGACTTGAAAGCCATGCGGAGGCGAGAGGGGGAAGAGCTCACGACGGACCTGCGGAACAGACTTCGATCCATTTGTGGTCTTCTCGAGGAGATCAAGGCGAGGGCGCCCGTAGTTGTGGAGCATTACCGGCAGAGGTTGGGCCAGCAGCTCCAGAACATGTTAAAGGGGACGGATGTAGATCCCATCCGTTTCAACCAGGAGGTGGCTTTGTTTGCTGAAAGGAGCGATATTTCAGAGGAGACTGTGCGGCTGGCGAGCCACCTCGCCCAGATGGAGCGGATGATCGACGGGGAAGCTCCCGTGGGGAGGAAGCTAGAGTTTCTCCTCCAGGAGATCCATCGTGAAGCGAATACCATCAGTTCCAAGGCAAATGACGAGGCGATTTCCCACTGGGTGGTGGAAATCAAGGGTGAACTGGAGAAGATGAGAGAGCAGATTCAGAATATCGAATGA
- a CDS encoding DUF370 domain-containing protein, with translation MTPKLLNVGFGNIVVASRVVAIVTPSSAPMKRLKEGAREAGKLIDATQGRRTRSIVITDSDHIILSAVQAETVTQRFMSDDKPSSKG, from the coding sequence ATGACACCAAAGCTCCTGAATGTTGGTTTCGGAAACATTGTCGTGGCGTCGAGGGTAGTGGCTATAGTGACGCCGAGTTCGGCTCCCATGAAGCGGCTGAAAGAAGGGGCTAGGGAGGCAGGCAAGCTGATAGACGCCACCCAGGGAAGGAGGACCCGGTCGATAGTGATCACCGACAGCGATCACATCATCCTTTCCGCGGTCCAGGCCGAAACGGTCACACAGCGGTTCATGTCCGATGACAAGCCGTCCAGTAAGGGATAG
- the gmk gene encoding guanylate kinase produces the protein MTGGRLYVVSAPSGTGKTTLLKRVMRELPGMEFSVSYTTRPPRPGEKEGIDYHFVSPEEFRRMIEAGAFAEWTELHGNYYGTSRDLLEAFVARDADVILDVDTHGARQIRRMFPEGVFIFILPPGIGDLRERLLRRGSESQEMIDLRLRNASTEMERLDDYDYVVVNEEIGEAVEKIKAIIIAERCRRHRVMKELGQRP, from the coding sequence ATGACCGGCGGAAGGCTCTATGTGGTTTCTGCGCCGTCGGGAACGGGAAAGACGACTCTGCTCAAGAGAGTCATGAGAGAGCTCCCCGGGATGGAATTCTCTGTCTCTTACACCACCAGGCCCCCGCGGCCGGGTGAGAAGGAAGGGATCGATTACCACTTCGTCTCCCCTGAGGAGTTCAGGAGGATGATCGAGGCGGGTGCCTTTGCCGAATGGACCGAGCTCCACGGTAACTATTACGGCACCTCCAGGGACCTCCTCGAGGCGTTCGTGGCCAGGGATGCTGACGTGATCCTGGATGTGGACACCCATGGAGCCCGGCAGATTCGCAGGATGTTTCCCGAGGGAGTCTTCATCTTCATACTCCCCCCCGGAATCGGAGATCTGAGGGAGCGACTCCTGCGGAGGGGGTCCGAAAGCCAGGAGATGATCGACCTTCGGCTCCGGAACGCCTCAACGGAGATGGAGAGGCTGGACGACTACGACTACGTTGTCGTAAACGAAGAGATCGGGGAAGCGGTGGAGAAGATCAAGGCGATCATAATCGCCGAAAGATGCAGGCGACACCGGGTGATGAAGGAACTCGGGCAGCGGCCTTGA
- the ilvD gene encoding dihydroxy-acid dehydratase — MRSDIMKRGLERSPHRSLFKAMGYTEDELGRPIIGIANSANELVPGHIHLDRVVEAAKAGIRLAGATPMEFSTIGICDGIAMGHEGMKFSLASRELIADSIELVASAHPFDGLVLVPNCDKVVPGMMMAMARLDIPALILSGGPMLAGHWDNSVVDLVTVFEAIGKVASGQMDEDELRELENQACPGPGCCSGMFTANTMNSLSEALGIALRNNGTAPAVSAERIRLAKEAGIQVVALVEKGIRPSDILSEKAFENAIAVDMALGGSTNTVLHLPAIAHEAGIKIDLERFNEFSEKVPQICSLSPSGPFHMEDLHRAGGIYAVMKELAGRGLIHLDALSVTGKRMEQNLEDTRIFDHDVIHYANYPYRSRGGLVVLFGNLAPEGAVVKQAAVATEMMSHRGPARVFDSEEEAVESIRKQAIRKGDVVVIRYEGPKGGPGMREMLAPTSAIAGSGLDKDVALLTDGRFSGGTRGAAVGHISPEAAEGGPLALVQEGDIIEIDIPARKISLNVDEKTLEQRANQWRKPPPKIKKGYLRRYSQLVGSAATGAVLRE, encoded by the coding sequence ATGCGTTCGGACATTATGAAAAGAGGGCTCGAACGGTCACCGCACCGGTCTCTCTTCAAAGCCATGGGCTACACGGAAGACGAACTCGGTCGGCCGATCATAGGTATTGCAAATTCCGCCAACGAGCTCGTACCCGGCCACATCCATCTGGACCGCGTGGTCGAGGCGGCCAAGGCCGGCATCCGCCTGGCCGGTGCAACTCCCATGGAGTTTTCCACCATCGGTATATGCGACGGAATCGCCATGGGCCACGAGGGAATGAAATTTTCTCTTGCTTCCAGAGAACTGATAGCGGACTCGATTGAGCTTGTGGCCTCTGCACATCCCTTTGATGGTCTCGTTCTTGTCCCGAATTGCGACAAGGTGGTTCCTGGAATGATGATGGCCATGGCTCGGCTCGACATTCCCGCTCTTATCCTGAGCGGGGGGCCCATGCTGGCGGGTCATTGGGACAACTCCGTTGTCGATCTCGTCACGGTCTTCGAAGCGATCGGGAAGGTCGCCTCAGGGCAGATGGACGAAGATGAGCTTCGCGAGCTCGAGAACCAGGCATGTCCTGGACCCGGCTGTTGCAGCGGCATGTTTACCGCCAATACGATGAACTCCCTTTCAGAAGCCTTGGGAATAGCACTGAGAAACAACGGGACGGCTCCTGCCGTGTCGGCGGAGAGAATCAGGTTGGCCAAGGAGGCGGGGATTCAGGTGGTCGCTCTTGTTGAGAAGGGAATCAGGCCTTCGGACATCCTGAGCGAGAAGGCCTTTGAAAACGCCATCGCGGTGGATATGGCTCTCGGGGGTTCGACAAATACTGTTCTCCACCTCCCTGCCATCGCCCATGAGGCGGGGATCAAGATCGATCTGGAGAGATTCAACGAATTCAGCGAGAAGGTCCCGCAGATCTGTTCCCTTTCCCCTTCAGGCCCCTTTCACATGGAGGACCTCCACCGCGCGGGCGGCATCTATGCCGTCATGAAGGAACTCGCCGGTCGAGGGCTGATCCACTTGGACGCCCTTTCGGTAACAGGAAAAAGGATGGAACAGAACCTCGAGGATACACGGATCTTCGACCACGACGTAATCCACTATGCAAACTATCCCTATCGATCCAGGGGCGGGCTGGTCGTCCTGTTCGGGAACCTGGCCCCCGAAGGAGCCGTTGTGAAGCAGGCGGCCGTGGCAACGGAGATGATGTCACACCGGGGTCCTGCCCGGGTCTTCGATTCGGAAGAGGAGGCTGTTGAGAGCATAAGAAAGCAGGCCATAAGAAAGGGCGACGTAGTCGTGATCCGATACGAGGGCCCAAAAGGGGGGCCGGGAATGAGGGAAATGCTGGCCCCCACCTCGGCCATTGCCGGCTCGGGACTCGACAAGGATGTGGCCCTCCTGACGGACGGACGGTTTTCAGGAGGTACCCGGGGTGCCGCGGTAGGCCACATATCCCCTGAAGCGGCAGAAGGAGGCCCTCTAGCCCTGGTTCAAGAGGGGGACATCATCGAAATCGACATCCCGGCAAGGAAAATCTCTCTGAATGTTGACGAAAAGACCCTGGAGCAGAGAGCAAACCAGTGGAGGAAGCCTCCTCCCAAGATCAAGAAAGGATACCTCCGCCGCTATTCGCAACTGGTGGGTTCGGCAGCCACAGGAGCCGTCCTAAGAGAGTAG